In Sphingomonas psychrotolerans, the following proteins share a genomic window:
- a CDS encoding beta-lactamase hydrolase domain-containing protein: MEGRAAAGVKGINNNRPDGEATDQPMSLELEAEARRHGLAYWHIPDHAGQATAEDAKAIEAANGPVLALYRTGVRSTGLCNMCLTSSLARSSSQLAWLKTMDLCPLRDQRAGRDVAAYGGDQELPCTI; this comes from the coding sequence ATCGAGGGTCGGGCGGCTGCCGGAGTCAAGGGCATCAACAACAACAGACCGGATGGCGAAGCGACGGATCAGCCGATGTCGCTTGAGCTGGAAGCTGAGGCGAGGCGTCACGGCCTTGCTTACTGGCACATCCCCGATCATGCCGGCCAGGCCACCGCAGAAGACGCCAAGGCGATCGAGGCGGCAAACGGACCGGTGTTGGCGCTCTACCGCACCGGGGTTCGGTCGACGGGTTTGTGCAACATGTGCCTGACGAGCTCGCTTGCCCGTTCATCCTCTCAACTCGCATGGCTGAAAACCATGGATCTGTGTCCTTTACGAGATCAGCGCGCTGGGAGAGACGTCGCCGCCTACGGCGGTGATCAGGAGCTTCCATGCACAATATGA
- a CDS encoding DUF2474 domain-containing protein: MKDTTERRSLLRRLGWFVGLWAAGVLSVTLVGAIIRAWLL, from the coding sequence ATGAAGGATACCACTGAGAGGCGTTCGCTGCTTCGCCGTCTCGGCTGGTTCGTCGGCCTTTGGGCTGCGGGCGTGCTTAGCGTGACACTCGTAGGCGCGATCATCCGTGCCTGGCTGCTCTGA
- the cydB gene encoding cytochrome d ubiquinol oxidase subunit II: protein MGINIDLTMIWAFIIAFAVFAYVVMDGFDLGIGILFPTFGVGKERDQAMNSIAPVWDGNETWLVLGGGGLFAAFPLAYGVVMTALYPPIIAMLLGLVFRGVAFEARWRDPKHRAGWDFAFTAGSIVAAFAQGVTLGALLQGVEVADRAYAGGWLDWLTPFSLLTGASVVCGYALLGATWLIWKTEEGTQGHAYRLAGRFFVLTLIAILAVSLGTLGLGTDYRQKWLSTPAIFATSQVPLLTAILAFAFYRSLKKRREVAPFFLALALFLMSFAGLGVSMYPYVVPNALTIWDAAAPERSQIFMLVGASALVPIILAYTAWSYWVFRGKTGHEGYH, encoded by the coding sequence ATGGGCATCAACATCGACCTGACGATGATCTGGGCCTTCATCATCGCCTTCGCCGTCTTCGCCTATGTGGTAATGGATGGTTTCGATCTCGGCATCGGCATCCTCTTTCCCACGTTCGGCGTCGGCAAGGAGCGGGACCAGGCGATGAACTCGATCGCGCCGGTGTGGGATGGCAACGAAACCTGGCTGGTGCTGGGCGGAGGCGGCCTTTTTGCGGCCTTCCCGCTCGCTTACGGCGTGGTGATGACCGCGCTCTATCCGCCGATCATTGCTATGCTGCTAGGCCTCGTCTTCCGCGGCGTCGCGTTCGAGGCACGCTGGCGTGATCCTAAGCATCGTGCGGGCTGGGACTTTGCCTTCACCGCCGGCTCGATAGTCGCCGCGTTCGCGCAGGGCGTGACACTTGGGGCGCTGTTGCAGGGGGTGGAAGTGGCGGATCGCGCTTACGCCGGCGGATGGCTGGATTGGCTGACGCCATTCAGTCTCTTGACCGGTGCAAGCGTGGTCTGCGGCTATGCTCTGCTGGGCGCCACCTGGCTCATCTGGAAGACCGAGGAAGGCACGCAGGGCCACGCTTACAGGCTTGCTGGTCGCTTCTTCGTCCTGACACTGATTGCCATCCTCGCGGTCAGCCTCGGCACCCTCGGCCTCGGCACGGACTACCGGCAGAAGTGGCTGAGCACTCCTGCCATCTTCGCAACCTCGCAGGTGCCCCTGCTCACAGCGATCCTGGCGTTCGCCTTCTATCGGTCGCTCAAAAAGCGGCGGGAGGTGGCACCCTTCTTTCTGGCTCTGGCTCTGTTTCTGATGAGCTTTGCAGGCCTTGGCGTCAGCATGTACCCTTATGTGGTGCCGAACGCGCTGACCATCTGGGACGCGGCCGCGCCTGAGCGCAGCCAGATATTCATGCTTGTGGGAGCAAGCGCGCTGGTCCCGATCATCCTTGCCTATACGGCCTGGTCCTACTGGGTATTTCGAGGGAAGACGGGTCATGAAGGATACCACTGA
- a CDS encoding cytochrome ubiquinol oxidase subunit I, translating to MLDRFDALLLARIQFAFTVSFHFIFPAFSIGLASFLAVLEGLWLKTGKDVHLDLFKFWLKIFAIVFAMGVVSGIVMSYQFGTNWAVFSDKAGPVIGPLMAYEVLTAFFLEAGFLGVMLFGMQRVGPKLHYLATLMVAVGTLISATWILSVNSWMQTPTGFEINAQGQFVPGPSWWPIIFNPSFPYRLLHTVLAAYLTTAFVVGAVGAWQLLKLKRGRMIAHREGDEPTELGADLARSATAARKMLSMALWMATIVAPLQIFAGDLHGLNTLVHQPAKVMAMEGHYDSHPDGAPLILFGLPNSEEKRIDYALEVPKASSLILKHDPDAPLAGLDTIPDNMEPPVPIVFWSFRIMVAVGFAMLGLGLWSVVARLRGKLYRWTWLHRATVAMGPSGFIAVLAGWVTTEVGRQPFTVYGLLRTSESASPLAAPAVATSLIAFVIVYFVVFGFGTWYILRLMNNGVQVPEPALAEGAGPIRTAGITPGPTQLTGA from the coding sequence ATGTTAGACAGGTTTGATGCACTGCTCTTGGCGCGTATCCAGTTCGCGTTCACGGTCAGCTTCCACTTCATCTTCCCAGCGTTCTCGATCGGCCTGGCAAGCTTCTTGGCCGTGCTCGAGGGGCTGTGGCTGAAGACCGGTAAGGACGTCCATCTCGACCTGTTCAAGTTCTGGCTGAAGATCTTCGCGATCGTCTTTGCGATGGGCGTGGTCTCAGGCATCGTCATGTCTTACCAATTCGGCACTAACTGGGCGGTCTTCTCCGACAAGGCCGGGCCGGTTATTGGGCCGCTCATGGCGTATGAAGTGCTGACCGCCTTCTTCCTCGAGGCAGGCTTCCTCGGCGTGATGCTGTTCGGCATGCAGAGGGTCGGTCCCAAGCTTCACTATTTGGCAACCCTGATGGTCGCGGTGGGAACGCTGATCTCCGCCACCTGGATTCTCAGCGTGAACAGCTGGATGCAGACGCCGACCGGCTTCGAGATCAATGCACAGGGGCAGTTCGTTCCCGGGCCCAGCTGGTGGCCGATTATCTTCAACCCCAGCTTTCCATACCGACTGCTCCATACTGTCCTGGCCGCATATCTGACGACCGCCTTCGTCGTCGGCGCGGTCGGCGCATGGCAGTTACTGAAGCTGAAGCGCGGACGGATGATCGCCCACCGGGAGGGAGACGAGCCGACCGAACTGGGCGCCGATCTAGCTCGCTCAGCAACAGCGGCGCGCAAGATGCTGTCCATGGCGCTCTGGATGGCCACGATTGTAGCTCCTCTCCAGATTTTCGCCGGCGATCTGCACGGGCTCAATACGCTAGTACACCAGCCGGCCAAGGTCATGGCGATGGAAGGCCATTATGACAGTCACCCCGACGGTGCCCCGCTTATCCTGTTCGGCCTACCCAACTCGGAGGAGAAGCGTATCGATTATGCCCTCGAGGTGCCAAAAGCGTCGTCGCTGATCCTGAAGCATGATCCGGACGCGCCGCTTGCCGGGCTGGACACCATCCCCGACAACATGGAGCCTCCGGTGCCGATCGTCTTCTGGTCGTTCCGGATCATGGTGGCCGTCGGTTTCGCGATGCTTGGGCTGGGCCTTTGGAGCGTGGTTGCACGGCTACGAGGTAAGCTTTATCGGTGGACGTGGCTGCACCGGGCGACCGTCGCTATGGGGCCATCCGGGTTCATTGCCGTGCTCGCCGGTTGGGTGACGACCGAGGTTGGGCGGCAGCCCTTCACTGTCTATGGTCTGCTCAGGACCTCGGAGAGCGCCTCACCCTTGGCGGCGCCTGCCGTCGCCACGTCGCTGATCGCCTTCGTCATCGTCTACTTCGTCGTGTTCGGCTTCGGCACCTGGTACATCCTTCGGCTGATGAACAACGGCGTGCAGGTGCCCGAGCCTGCGCTCGCCGAGGGAGCCGGGCCAATCCGGACTGCCGGAATCACGCCCGGTCCCACCCAGCTTACGGGAGCCTGA
- a CDS encoding Rrf2 family transcriptional regulator: MRRDSRLSGVLHVLLHMAEQPGPATSETLARAMGTNPVVIRRIMAGLRDQGFVRSEKGHGGGWTVACDFEQVTLRDIYDALGKPELLAMGNRTEAPGCLVEQAVNAALGEAFDKAEALLLSEFGQITLAALSADFHTRLAERGGFLTLENNHAA; encoded by the coding sequence ATGAGAAGAGATAGCCGATTGTCAGGCGTGCTTCACGTCCTCCTGCATATGGCAGAGCAGCCCGGTCCGGCCACGTCGGAAACGCTTGCCCGCGCCATGGGCACCAACCCCGTCGTCATCCGCAGGATCATGGCGGGCCTGCGCGACCAGGGCTTTGTCCGATCCGAGAAGGGGCACGGCGGCGGGTGGACGGTCGCTTGCGATTTCGAACAGGTAACGCTGCGCGACATCTACGATGCGCTCGGCAAACCAGAGCTTCTGGCAATGGGCAACCGTACCGAGGCGCCCGGCTGTCTGGTCGAGCAAGCCGTCAACGCCGCGCTCGGCGAGGCGTTCGACAAGGCGGAGGCGCTTCTCCTGAGTGAGTTCGGGCAAATCACGCTCGCCGCGCTCAGCGCCGACTTTCACACCCGCCTCGCGGAGCGAGGCGGGTTCCTCACCTTGGAGAACAACCATGCAGCATGA
- a CDS encoding NAD(P)/FAD-dependent oxidoreductase, giving the protein MQHDVIIVGGAFAGLAAATYLGRARRNVCVIDTRQPRNRFADASHGFLGFDGSDPKAILAKAREQLGAYSSVHMIEGQAVAGRSDGDGFAVTLSSGEEISAQKAILAYGVRDTLESIPGLQERWGKTVLHCPYCHGFEFSDRQLGVLYRMPMSVHQAVLVAEWGPTTLYLNGAELDSEAAQTLAARGVRVEQSKLKRLVGERCALSAIELVDGRESPVEALYVAPQSCPSSPLAEQLGAAIEEGPFGPLITTDADKMTSVPGLYAAGDIARAPHSVSWAVADGVTAGISAHRALVFG; this is encoded by the coding sequence ATGCAGCATGATGTCATCATCGTCGGCGGTGCCTTTGCGGGGCTCGCGGCCGCGACCTATCTCGGCCGCGCGCGCCGGAACGTCTGCGTAATCGATACTCGGCAACCGCGAAATCGTTTTGCCGACGCCTCGCACGGCTTCCTCGGCTTCGACGGCAGCGATCCGAAAGCGATCCTTGCGAAGGCTCGCGAGCAGCTTGGCGCCTATTCCAGCGTGCACATGATCGAGGGGCAAGCGGTCGCGGGCCGATCCGACGGGGATGGGTTCGCTGTGACTCTGTCGAGCGGCGAGGAAATCTCGGCGCAAAAGGCCATCCTTGCTTATGGGGTGCGCGACACGCTGGAATCCATTCCGGGCCTGCAGGAGCGCTGGGGCAAGACGGTGCTGCACTGTCCCTACTGCCACGGCTTCGAGTTCAGCGACCGCCAGCTCGGCGTGCTCTACCGCATGCCGATGTCGGTGCATCAGGCCGTCCTTGTCGCAGAATGGGGGCCGACGACCCTGTATCTGAATGGTGCCGAGCTCGATTCAGAGGCTGCGCAAACGCTGGCCGCGCGAGGCGTGAGAGTGGAGCAGAGCAAGCTGAAGCGGCTGGTCGGCGAGCGCTGCGCCTTGTCCGCCATCGAGCTCGTGGATGGACGCGAGAGCCCGGTGGAGGCGCTTTATGTCGCGCCGCAATCATGCCCGTCGAGTCCGCTTGCAGAACAGCTAGGAGCCGCGATCGAGGAGGGACCCTTTGGACCGCTTATCACGACCGATGCCGACAAGATGACGAGTGTGCCCGGCCTTTACGCCGCCGGCGACATCGCCCGCGCACCCCATAGCGTGAGCTGGGCCGTGGCCGACGGCGTGACGGCGGGCATCTCCGCCCACCGCGCGCTTGTATTCGGCTGA
- a CDS encoding class I SAM-dependent methyltransferase gives MKAFAEAQPQWRFVGVDPSAAMLDLAARVLEAFAGRIELQHGYVNTAPSGPFDGATCLLTLHFLEKEERLVTLREIRRRLKPGVPLVVAHHSYPTGSELLPWLVRSVAFADASGVNFEQASVSAAAMAEHLPILSSDEDEALLREAGFSSVALFYAGFSFLGWVATA, from the coding sequence TTGAAAGCGTTCGCCGAGGCGCAGCCGCAATGGCGCTTCGTCGGCGTGGATCCCTCGGCGGCGATGCTGGATCTGGCCGCACGCGTGCTGGAGGCGTTCGCAGGGCGGATTGAGTTACAGCACGGCTATGTCAATACGGCCCCCTCGGGCCCTTTCGATGGCGCAACCTGCTTGCTTACGCTGCATTTCCTCGAGAAGGAGGAGCGGCTGGTTACATTGCGGGAGATACGGCGCCGGTTGAAACCTGGCGTCCCCCTCGTCGTCGCCCATCACAGCTATCCGACGGGAAGCGAGCTTCTTCCCTGGTTGGTGCGATCCGTGGCATTCGCCGACGCGTCCGGCGTCAATTTCGAGCAGGCTTCCGTTTCGGCCGCAGCCATGGCGGAGCATCTCCCGATCCTGTCGAGCGACGAGGATGAGGCGCTTCTCAGAGAAGCCGGCTTTTCGAGCGTCGCGTTGTTTTATGCGGGGTTCTCGTTCCTTGGATGGGTTGCGACTGCGTAA
- a CDS encoding outer membrane protein, which yields MKSICLLIGAMVVMPSAAVAQSREEVTLAGVKIGASIDYRWHDGDFQLPRIATKVDEKEGGIGYRGHVGYDAQIGKALLVGAEAGIGRGGKALIGSSTTGDYSLKPRWTWDVSGRVGVLPASNVLLYGRAGYSWLRVRETTDFRATNLKDLKSSSTEKGFLWGAGIEAAVTQGVSARAEYVRVNYRDGLTSSKIQLGMSLGF from the coding sequence ATGAAGAGTATCTGTCTGTTGATCGGCGCCATGGTGGTGATGCCGAGCGCCGCTGTCGCCCAGTCGCGCGAAGAGGTAACGCTCGCTGGCGTCAAGATCGGGGCGTCGATCGACTATCGCTGGCATGACGGCGACTTCCAGCTGCCGCGTATCGCGACCAAGGTCGACGAGAAGGAAGGCGGGATCGGCTATCGCGGACATGTCGGTTACGACGCGCAGATCGGCAAGGCATTGCTGGTCGGCGCCGAGGCGGGGATCGGACGCGGCGGCAAGGCGCTGATCGGGTCGAGCACCACGGGCGACTATAGCCTGAAACCGCGATGGACCTGGGATGTCTCGGGCCGCGTGGGCGTGCTGCCTGCGTCGAACGTCCTTCTCTACGGTCGCGCCGGATACAGCTGGCTGCGGGTGCGGGAGACGACCGACTTCCGCGCGACCAATCTCAAGGACCTGAAGAGCAGCAGCACCGAAAAAGGGTTCCTGTGGGGCGCCGGCATCGAAGCCGCGGTAACACAGGGTGTTTCGGCGCGTGCAGAATATGTCCGCGTGAATTATCGCGACGGACTCACCTCGTCGAAGATCCAGCTGGGCATGTCGCTCGGCTTTTAA
- a CDS encoding response regulator transcription factor, with protein MRILLVEDEAGMAAAMVAVLEREGYVVDQVTSLAETLEAARLAVSDVVLLDRTLPDGDGIAAIDDIRRFNPGVPVIVISARGDIDDRVAGLDTGADDYLAKPFAMEELLARIRAVRRRPAALPHRHVQLGELVYDMRNDEALVRGVRLDLPRRELRVLAALMRRRGRTVLRGALEEAVYGFDDEIQSNTLDSHVSRLRKRLSEAHTEVEIHAIRGVGYLLRQAL; from the coding sequence ATGCGGATATTGCTGGTCGAGGACGAGGCCGGGATGGCGGCGGCGATGGTCGCCGTGCTGGAGCGGGAGGGTTATGTCGTCGACCAGGTGACATCGCTCGCTGAAACGCTCGAAGCGGCGAGGCTCGCAGTGAGCGACGTCGTGCTGCTTGACCGTACGCTGCCGGACGGCGACGGAATCGCCGCGATCGACGACATAAGACGGTTCAACCCGGGCGTGCCGGTGATCGTCATATCCGCGCGCGGCGACATCGATGACCGCGTCGCGGGACTGGATACCGGCGCCGACGACTATCTCGCCAAGCCGTTCGCGATGGAAGAATTGCTGGCGCGCATAAGAGCGGTACGGCGGCGCCCGGCAGCATTGCCCCATCGGCACGTTCAGCTCGGCGAACTGGTCTATGACATGAGGAATGACGAGGCGCTGGTTCGCGGTGTGCGCCTCGATCTGCCGCGGCGTGAGCTGCGCGTACTGGCGGCGCTGATGCGACGGCGCGGGCGAACCGTCCTGCGCGGCGCGCTGGAGGAGGCCGTCTACGGATTCGACGACGAGATTCAGTCGAACACGCTGGACTCGCATGTCTCGCGCCTGCGCAAGCGGCTGAGCGAGGCCCATACCGAGGTAGAGATCCATGCCATCCGGGGCGTCGGCTACCTGCTGCGCCAGGCTCTATGA